The following are encoded together in the Campylobacter devanensis genome:
- a CDS encoding ribonuclease HII gives MTKICGVDEAGRGALAGELVVCGCAFNSDLSKLNLTDSKKLTPKKREQIYTSLIQQCEFVTIYFNNKIIDEIGLSNCLRRALRVIKFHFREHQIIYDGNCNYGIDGIETIIKADAKIPQVSAASIIAKVSRDLQMCRFDSFYPYFGYAKHKGYGVKAHIEALQKYGPNKLTRQSFKPKALEASLFGDEI, from the coding sequence TTGACTAAAATTTGCGGTGTTGATGAAGCTGGTAGAGGCGCTTTAGCTGGTGAGCTAGTTGTATGTGGATGTGCTTTTAATAGCGATTTAAGTAAGTTAAATTTAACCGATTCTAAAAAGCTAACCCCTAAAAAAAGAGAACAAATATATACAAGCTTAATCCAACAATGTGAATTTGTAACCATATATTTTAACAATAAAATTATAGATGAAATCGGCCTTAGCAATTGTCTAAGACGAGCTTTAAGGGTGATTAAATTTCACTTTAGAGAACATCAAATCATCTATGATGGAAACTGTAATTATGGTATTGATGGGATTGAGACAATTATTAAAGCTGATGCTAAAATTCCACAAGTTAGCGCTGCTAGTATAATTGCTAAAGTTAGTAGAGATTTGCAAATGTGCCGTTTTGATAGCTTTTATCCATACTTTGGCTACGCAAAACATAAAGGCTATGGAGTTAAAGCTCATATAGAAGCACTACAAAAATATGGCCCAAATAAATTAACTAGACAAAGTTTTAAACCAAAAGCACTTGAGGCTTCGCTATTTGGGGATGAAATTTGA
- the recA gene encoding recombinase RecA — translation MDENKKKSLDLALKQIDKAFGKGTVLRLGDKEIEPIDAIGTGSIGLDIALGIGGIPRGRIIEIYGPESSGKTTLTLHLIAECQKNGGVCAFVDAEHALDVKYAKNLGIDTDNLYISQPDFGEQALDIVETLARSGAVDLIIVDSVAALTPKSEIEGDMGDQHVGLQARLMSQALRKLTGVVHKMGTTVVFINQIRMKIGAMGYGTPETTTGGNALKFYASVRLDVRKVATLKQSEEPIGNRVKVKVVKNKVAPPFRVTEFDIMFGEGISKEGEIIDYGVKLDIIDKSGAWFSYESTKLGQGRENAKAFLKENLNIADEITAKIRENIGDSMMSSGDDENESEEE, via the coding sequence ATGGACGAAAATAAGAAAAAAAGCCTTGATTTAGCCCTTAAACAGATTGATAAAGCCTTTGGTAAAGGTACTGTTCTTAGGCTTGGCGATAAGGAAATTGAGCCAATTGATGCTATTGGAACTGGATCAATCGGACTTGATATTGCACTTGGCATAGGTGGTATTCCTCGTGGTAGAATCATCGAAATTTACGGTCCTGAAAGTAGCGGTAAGACAACTCTGACTCTTCATCTAATTGCTGAATGTCAAAAAAATGGTGGAGTTTGTGCCTTTGTCGATGCAGAACACGCATTAGATGTTAAATATGCTAAAAATCTAGGCATAGATACTGATAATCTTTACATCTCTCAGCCAGATTTTGGTGAACAAGCGCTTGATATTGTTGAGACTCTAGCTAGAAGTGGTGCAGTAGATCTAATCATAGTAGATAGTGTCGCAGCTCTAACACCAAAAAGCGAAATAGAAGGCGATATGGGAGACCAGCATGTAGGACTTCAAGCAAGACTAATGAGTCAAGCCCTAAGAAAACTTACTGGTGTCGTCCATAAAATGGGAACCACAGTTGTCTTTATCAACCAAATTCGTATGAAAATCGGCGCTATGGGATATGGTACTCCAGAGACTACAACAGGTGGTAATGCACTTAAATTCTACGCTTCAGTCCGCTTAGATGTAAGAAAAGTCGCCACATTAAAACAAAGTGAAGAGCCAATTGGAAATAGAGTTAAGGTTAAAGTGGTTAAAAATAAGGTTGCTCCACCATTTAGAGTGACTGAATTTGATATAATGTTTGGCGAAGGAATTAGTAAAGAAGGTGAAATTATAGATTATGGTGTAAAACTTGATATAATCGATAAAAGCGGCGCCTGGTTTAGCTATGAAAGCACAAAACTAGGTCAAGGTAGAGAGAATGCAAAAGCGTTTTTAAAAGAGAATTTAAATATAGCTGATGAGATAACAGCTAAAATCCGTGAAAATATAGGTGATAGCATGATGAGTAGCGGTGATGATGAGAATGAAAGTGAGGAAGAGTAA
- a CDS encoding AMIN domain-containing protein: MKKIILISSCVLALVARENPFTPDDINVTTLDSTNISENPPKLNRVVAKFPSDAREIVTATFSYKSVDGSIKQKSIDINASFDWHDDIIILSQPPVSSETTPSLDVSVTTTNEQTKQAVAKQATPKPLSVLPKIEPPLKSIAFMDFIKFDIFASKIEIITKDQMFRDFIINKPDKIVMDFKRGSEFSTQSIKVQKGPLKKATIGAHKDYYRVVLSLDGNYHYAIRQSGNGYTLTLR, encoded by the coding sequence ATGAAAAAGATTATTTTAATATCAAGCTGCGTTTTAGCACTCGTAGCTAGAGAAAATCCATTTACCCCAGATGATATTAATGTTACTACACTAGATTCAACTAATATTAGTGAAAACCCGCCAAAATTAAATAGAGTTGTAGCTAAATTTCCAAGCGATGCTAGAGAGATTGTCACAGCAACATTTAGTTATAAATCAGTAGATGGTAGCATAAAACAAAAAAGTATTGATATTAATGCTAGTTTTGATTGGCACGATGATATAATTATCTTATCTCAGCCACCAGTAAGTAGCGAGACTACTCCATCTTTAGATGTCTCAGTAACTACCACAAATGAACAGACTAAACAAGCAGTAGCCAAACAAGCTACACCAAAACCGCTTAGTGTCCTACCAAAAATAGAACCACCGCTAAAAAGTATAGCATTTATGGATTTTATCAAATTTGATATATTTGCTTCTAAAATTGAAATAATCACAAAAGATCAAATGTTTAGAGACTTTATCATTAATAAACCTGATAAAATCGTTATGGATTTTAAAAGAGGTAGCGAGTTTTCAACTCAAAGTATAAAGGTTCAAAAAGGCCCACTAAAAAAAGCTACAATCGGGGCTCATAAGGATTATTATAGAGTGGTTTTATCCCTAGATGGTAACTATCATTACGCTATCCGACAAAGCGGCAATGGATATACGCTAACACTTAGATAA
- the dnaN gene encoding DNA polymerase III subunit beta — translation MKVLIKKNILESIIINTNPYLDKKDLSSITSHIFINAKDSILTIKATDNEIGLSYKASNVNIIEDGIATANGKKLLDIIKSLKDGEVILETIQNHLYIKQNNSKYRLPMQKADDFPDFPTIENKKRFNINAANLSKSLKKITNSIENTNSKIELTGALIDIKNSNINLVGTDTKRLSVYTLEIDSKSEPFSIIIPKKAIVEIQKIFYENIEIYYDENIFIAISQNFEFFTKLINGRYPDYERVIPKESKININLNREKMIEGIKTISMLSEIIKITINKENITFESINNDNSEAKTVIEQNFDIEDNIILGVKNRFILDFLSSIEDSEFTLSYNDVGLPFVLSSEELKTVIMPINI, via the coding sequence ATGAAAGTTTTAATCAAAAAAAATATTTTAGAATCAATTATCATAAATACAAACCCTTATCTTGATAAAAAAGATCTTAGTTCAATAACATCTCACATATTCATAAATGCAAAAGATTCAATTCTAACAATTAAAGCTACAGATAATGAAATTGGTCTAAGTTATAAAGCCTCAAATGTAAACATAATTGAAGATGGAATAGCTACTGCAAATGGTAAAAAACTTCTTGATATCATAAAAAGCTTAAAAGATGGTGAAGTTATCTTAGAAACAATCCAAAATCATCTATATATAAAACAAAATAACTCAAAATATCGCCTACCTATGCAAAAAGCCGATGATTTCCCAGATTTCCCAACAATAGAAAATAAAAAAAGATTTAATATAAACGCAGCTAACCTAAGCAAAAGCCTTAAAAAAATCACAAATTCAATAGAAAATACAAATTCAAAAATAGAATTAACAGGTGCTTTAATCGATATAAAAAATAGTAATATAAATCTAGTTGGCACTGACACTAAAAGACTTAGCGTTTATACACTTGAAATAGACTCAAAGAGTGAACCATTTAGCATAATAATCCCTAAAAAAGCTATAGTAGAAATCCAAAAAATATTCTATGAAAATATAGAAATTTACTATGATGAAAATATATTTATAGCAATTAGTCAAAATTTTGAATTTTTCACAAAATTAATAAATGGTCGCTATCCAGACTATGAAAGAGTAATCCCAAAAGAGAGTAAAATCAATATAAATTTAAATCGTGAAAAGATGATAGAAGGTATCAAAACAATCTCAATGCTATCTGAAATTATAAAAATCACAATAAATAAAGAAAACATAACATTTGAGAGTATAAATAACGATAATAGCGAAGCAAAAACAGTAATTGAACAAAATTTTGATATAGAAGACAACATTATATTAGGTGTGAAAAATAGATTTATTCTTGATTTCTTATCAAGCATTGAAGATAGTGAATTTACCTTATCATATAATGATGTAGGCCTTCCATTTGTACTTAGCTCTGAAGAGTTAAAAACAGTTATAATGCCTATAAATATTTAA
- the queF gene encoding preQ(1) synthase encodes MENLKYGEKIIAEFDIDKDFEIWPNSANKDYAIKITLPEFVCFCPRSGYPDFATIYLTYVPDKFVVELKALKLYINSFLNRHISHESSINEIYDTLDNKLKPKYLRVVGDFNPRGNVHTIIEVDSNMIKEQKYDTSSIVFENTRKFN; translated from the coding sequence ATGGAAAATTTAAAATATGGTGAAAAGATTATAGCTGAATTTGATATAGATAAGGATTTTGAGATATGGCCAAATAGTGCTAATAAAGATTATGCGATCAAAATCACTCTACCAGAGTTTGTTTGCTTTTGTCCAAGGAGTGGCTATCCGGATTTTGCTACAATTTATCTAACCTATGTCCCTGATAAATTTGTAGTAGAGTTAAAGGCTCTAAAATTATATATAAATAGCTTTTTAAATCGCCATATAAGTCATGAATCTAGTATAAATGAAATTTACGATACTCTAGATAATAAGCTAAAACCAAAATATCTAAGAGTTGTTGGTGATTTTAATCCAAGGGGCAATGTCCATACGATTATAGAAGTTGATAGCAATATGATAAAAGAGCAAAAATATGACACAAGCTCTATAGTATTTGAAAATACTAGGAAATTTAACTAA
- a CDS encoding ATP-binding protein, which produces MNILENLYQNQPKSREFLERKIRIEGSKILLKGANGSGKSSLILNHLSKFNNFLYIDLDDIRSFGIELNNLNEFIKAKNIKALAIENLKSKIELPICDNIIISTDLNSLHIDGLNQLEILGLDYEEFILFYRKNYEARTLFSHFLIRGNLAFSPFLSEFETTAFLQKHIKASKGDLNSKILANIANFIHQPLNSFKIYKTLKTHMKLSKDKLYQNITDLEDQNLIKTISNINDNIALKRVYFSNFALKSTLSLHKDPKATIANMVFCELLKLKKEIKYSNQIDFIIPDMSYGILILPFLPSELAILKAKKLSNHCNDLGLKKVDIISNSQSQIAKFEKITYNVMPFWQWAVGLN; this is translated from the coding sequence TTGAATATCTTAGAAAATTTATATCAAAACCAGCCAAAATCAAGAGAATTTTTAGAGCGAAAAATACGCATAGAAGGCTCTAAAATTCTACTAAAAGGAGCCAATGGAAGCGGCAAAAGCTCATTAATTTTAAATCATTTAAGTAAATTTAATAATTTTTTATATATAGACTTAGATGATATAAGAAGTTTTGGTATAGAACTTAATAACTTAAATGAGTTTATCAAGGCCAAAAATATCAAAGCCTTAGCAATTGAGAATCTAAAATCCAAAATAGAACTGCCTATTTGTGATAATATTATCATCTCTACTGATCTAAATTCTTTGCATATAGATGGATTAAATCAACTTGAAATACTCGGGCTGGATTATGAAGAGTTTATACTATTTTATCGTAAAAATTATGAAGCTAGAACGCTTTTTAGCCACTTTTTGATTCGTGGGAATTTGGCTTTTAGTCCATTTTTAAGCGAATTTGAAACTACGGCATTTTTGCAAAAGCATATAAAAGCATCAAAAGGAGATCTAAATAGTAAGATATTAGCAAATATCGCAAATTTTATACATCAACCGTTAAATTCATTTAAGATTTACAAAACTCTAAAAACTCATATGAAACTTAGCAAAGACAAACTTTATCAAAATATAACCGATTTAGAAGATCAAAATCTTATAAAAACTATTTCAAATATCAACGATAATATCGCTTTAAAACGGGTATATTTTAGCAATTTTGCTCTAAAATCAACTCTAAGTCTACACAAAGATCCCAAAGCAACAATAGCAAATATGGTATTTTGCGAACTTTTAAAGCTAAAAAAAGAGATAAAGTATAGCAATCAAATTGATTTTATCATTCCTGATATGAGTTATGGGATTTTGATTTTGCCATTTTTGCCATCTGAACTTGCAATATTAAAAGCTAAAAAACTAAGCAATCACTGTAATGATCTAGGTTTAAAAAAAGTAGATATAATCTCAAATTCACAAAGTCAAATAGCTAAATTTGAAAAAATCACATATAATGTAATGCCATTTTGGCAGTGGGCTGTAGGGCTTAATTAG
- the eno gene encoding phosphopyruvate hydratase, translating into MPVIKDVRAIEVLDSRGNPTIKAFVTLCDGSTGSAIVPSGASTGKREALELRDGGDAFGGKGVLKAIKNVNSMIAEELCGKDALNQKAIDDALIALDGTENFSKIGANAALGVSMAVARAAANSRKLPLYRYLGGANATILPVPMFNIINGGAHANNSVDFQEFMIMPFGFDKFSDALRAAAEIYQTLKKLLNDAGHSTAVGDEGGFAPNLKDNEEPLELIMQAIIKAGYKPNEQIKLALDVAASELYDGKVYKLEGKEFTSEQMVEKYAALCEKYPIFSIEDGLSEDDWAGWKILTDKLGSKVQLVGDDLFVTNEKILKEGIQKGIANAVLIKPNQIGTVSQTMQTVRLAQRNGYRCIMSHRSGESEDSFIADFAVALNTGEIKTGATSRSERNAKYNRLLEIECETSEYLGDKI; encoded by the coding sequence ATGCCAGTAATTAAAGATGTAAGAGCAATTGAAGTTTTAGATAGTCGTGGAAATCCAACAATCAAAGCATTTGTAACGCTATGTGATGGTAGTACCGGTTCAGCAATCGTCCCAAGCGGTGCAAGCACAGGTAAAAGAGAGGCTTTAGAACTTAGAGATGGTGGTGATGCATTTGGTGGTAAAGGCGTTTTAAAAGCTATTAAAAATGTAAATTCAATGATAGCTGAAGAGTTATGTGGTAAAGATGCTTTAAATCAAAAAGCAATTGATGATGCGTTAATTGCCCTAGATGGTACTGAAAATTTTAGCAAAATCGGTGCTAACGCAGCTCTTGGTGTATCTATGGCAGTAGCTAGAGCAGCAGCAAATTCACGCAAACTTCCATTATATAGATATCTTGGTGGAGCAAATGCTACTATTTTACCAGTTCCGATGTTTAATATCATAAACGGTGGGGCGCATGCTAATAATAGCGTTGATTTTCAAGAGTTTATGATTATGCCATTTGGTTTTGATAAATTTAGCGATGCGCTTCGTGCTGCAGCTGAAATTTATCAAACACTTAAAAAACTACTAAATGATGCTGGACATAGTACTGCAGTAGGTGATGAGGGTGGATTTGCTCCAAATTTAAAAGATAATGAAGAACCACTTGAACTAATTATGCAAGCTATTATAAAAGCTGGATATAAGCCAAACGAGCAGATTAAACTAGCTTTAGATGTTGCTGCTAGCGAACTTTATGATGGTAAGGTTTATAAACTTGAAGGTAAAGAATTTACAAGTGAACAAATGGTAGAAAAATACGCCGCATTATGTGAAAAATATCCAATCTTCTCAATCGAAGATGGCCTAAGCGAAGATGACTGGGCTGGCTGGAAAATCCTAACTGATAAACTAGGTAGCAAGGTTCAATTAGTAGGCGATGATCTATTTGTAACAAATGAAAAAATCCTAAAAGAGGGAATTCAAAAAGGTATCGCAAACGCAGTATTAATCAAGCCAAATCAAATAGGCACAGTAAGCCAAACAATGCAGACAGTAAGACTAGCACAAAGAAATGGCTATCGCTGCATTATGAGTCATAGAAGTGGAGAGAGCGAAGATAGTTTTATTGCTGATTTTGCTGTAGCCTTAAATACTGGCGAGATTAAAACTGGTGCAACTAGTAGAAGCGAAAGAAATGCTAAATACAATCGCTTACTAGAAATCGAGTGCGAAACTAGCGAATATCTAGGCGATAAAATTTGA
- a CDS encoding DUF475 domain-containing protein, with protein sequence MKYFYSSFILTILGLVAAYFLGGFVAVYICILLIILEVSLSFDNAVVNARILRHMSQVWQRRFIIYGIPIAVFGMRFLFPILIVSIASDMGMLQTLNLALNNPDEYHHALHSNKNQIYIFGGGFLLMVFLSFFFEEKETKWIRFLEDNHLIKTLSKSQNITLFIAILTGIILIMLTQNSTYAIAYFSAIVLYLGLGMFDEIFNTSGIKSGIMGFLYLEILDASFSFDGVIGAFAMSQDIFIIMIGLGIGAMFVRSLTIYMVRKKILESFIYLEHGAHYAILALAVIMFIKIFYEVSEIITGTASMLFIALALIHSVLKRRNID encoded by the coding sequence ATGAAATACTTCTATTCATCATTTATTTTAACAATCTTAGGTCTAGTAGCAGCATATTTTTTAGGTGGATTTGTTGCTGTTTATATCTGTATTTTATTAATTATTCTTGAAGTTAGCTTAAGCTTTGATAATGCTGTGGTAAATGCTAGAATTTTACGTCATATGTCTCAAGTATGGCAAAGGCGATTTATCATCTATGGAATTCCTATTGCTGTCTTTGGAATGAGATTTTTATTTCCAATTCTTATTGTATCAATTGCTTCTGATATGGGGATGCTACAGACGCTAAATTTAGCACTAAATAATCCAGATGAGTATCATCACGCTCTACATAGTAATAAAAATCAAATTTATATCTTTGGTGGCGGATTTTTACTAATGGTATTTTTATCATTCTTTTTTGAAGAAAAAGAGACAAAATGGATTAGATTTTTAGAGGATAATCATTTAATTAAAACCCTTTCAAAATCTCAAAATATAACTCTTTTTATTGCTATTTTAACTGGAATAATCCTAATTATGCTAACCCAAAATTCTACCTATGCCATCGCATATTTTAGTGCTATAGTGCTGTATTTAGGGCTAGGGATGTTTGATGAGATATTTAATACAAGTGGAATTAAAAGCGGGATAATGGGTTTTTTATATCTTGAAATTTTAGATGCTAGCTTTAGCTTTGATGGGGTTATTGGAGCTTTTGCAATGAGTCAAGATATTTTTATTATTATGATTGGGCTTGGTATTGGAGCTATGTTTGTAAGAAGTCTTACTATCTATATGGTTCGTAAAAAGATACTTGAGAGTTTTATCTATCTTGAACACGGTGCACATTATGCGATTTTAGCTCTAGCAGTGATAATGTTTATTAAAATTTTTTACGAAGTTAGTGAGATTATAACTGGCACAGCTAGTATGCTATTTATCGCCTTAGCACTTATTCACTCAGTGTTAAAAAGGAGAAATATTGACTAA
- a CDS encoding nuclease-related domain-containing protein, protein MGIINIEKFLVKYLKGEEIVIKSLISILQHSNENYYLIPKAKFQNANIIYEIDILLIHPMLGIYIIEVKNWKSLDNIDENNSPFNQASKYKNIILSVLNENFNRTPINVEMRAIFPNISKSDAKENLKSAASELAVSRLFFKS, encoded by the coding sequence ATGGGGATTATTAATATAGAAAAATTTCTAGTTAAATATCTAAAAGGCGAAGAGATAGTAATTAAATCTTTAATATCAATCTTACAACATAGCAATGAAAACTACTACCTAATACCAAAAGCTAAATTTCAAAATGCCAATATAATTTACGAAATTGATATTTTACTTATTCACCCAATGCTTGGAATTTATATAATAGAGGTTAAAAACTGGAAATCTTTAGACAATATCGATGAGAATAATTCGCCATTTAATCAAGCTAGTAAATACAAAAATATAATCCTTTCTGTGCTTAATGAAAACTTTAATCGTACACCAATTAATGTAGAGATGCGTGCGATTTTTCCAAATATCAGCAAAAGTGATGCTAAAGAAAATTTGAAATCTGCAGCTAGTGAGTTAGCAGTTTCTAGGCTATTTTTTAAATCATGA
- the gyrB gene encoding DNA topoisomerase (ATP-hydrolyzing) subunit B, translating to MENLEQKKYAAGSIKVLKGLEAVRTRPGMYIGDTNINGLHHMIYEVVDNSIDESMAGYCDTIDIELTNEGSAIITDNGRGIPVDIHPTENISAATVVLTVLHAGGKFDKDTYKVSGGLHGVGVSVVNALSKKLVLNIKRDGKLHRQEFAEGIPKSDLEVIKTTNKTGTSIEFWPDDTIFEITKFDREILAKRFKELAYLNPKITINFKDQRDGFKESYHFEGGLESFVTDMNKSNPVSKAVSFSGGEDDVVVDFALLYNETYSENLLSFVNNIKTPDGGTHEAGFRAGLTRAITNYITANANAREKDTKITGDDIREGLIAVVSVKVPEPQFEGQTKSKLGSSYVKPIVQKITFEVLCKYFEENPNEAKAIMNKALLAARGREAAKKARDLTRKKDNLNSVGTLPGKLADCQSKDPSESEIYLVEGDSAGGSAKQGRDRVFQAILPLRGKILNVEKSRLDKILKSEEIKNMITAFGCGIGDEFDASKLRYHKIIIMTDADVDGSHIQTLLLTFFFRFLTPIIENGNVYLAQPPLYRYKKGKKEIYLKDEKALNEFLIETGIENEDFEGIGNNDLIDYLKLISAYRSVLNELKKRFNLLSAIRYMIENPDIISKDFKELFEIIKTELETQNYNILNSYVNEDEIRIYVQTPNGLEELIINDTLFVNPLYIEAVHIYSKMRERDIDLNGDPLEVLENIEKNAKKGAYIQRYKGLGEMNPDQLWETTMNPENRRLLKIDVKDMQSASDIFELFMGDEVEPRREYIQAHAKDVKHLDV from the coding sequence ATGGAAAATTTAGAACAAAAAAAATACGCCGCTGGAAGTATCAAGGTTTTAAAAGGTCTTGAAGCTGTAAGAACACGCCCTGGAATGTATATAGGCGATACAAATATAAATGGCCTTCACCATATGATCTATGAAGTAGTAGATAACTCCATAGATGAGTCAATGGCAGGATATTGCGATACTATCGATATTGAACTTACAAATGAAGGCTCAGCTATAATCACAGATAATGGTAGGGGAATTCCAGTAGATATCCATCCAACTGAGAATATTTCAGCTGCTACTGTAGTTTTAACTGTGCTTCATGCGGGTGGTAAATTTGATAAAGATACATATAAAGTATCAGGCGGACTTCATGGGGTTGGGGTTTCTGTTGTTAATGCATTATCTAAAAAATTGGTTTTGAATATAAAAAGAGATGGAAAACTTCATCGCCAAGAATTTGCCGAAGGCATACCAAAAAGTGATTTAGAAGTTATTAAAACTACTAATAAAACTGGAACTAGCATAGAGTTTTGGCCTGATGATACTATCTTTGAAATAACTAAATTTGATAGAGAAATTTTAGCTAAAAGATTTAAAGAGTTAGCCTATTTAAATCCTAAAATCACTATAAATTTCAAAGACCAAAGAGATGGATTTAAAGAGAGTTATCACTTTGAAGGTGGGCTTGAGAGCTTTGTAACTGATATGAATAAAAGCAACCCAGTAAGCAAAGCTGTGAGTTTTAGCGGTGGCGAAGATGATGTTGTAGTCGATTTTGCTCTACTTTATAATGAGACATATAGTGAGAATTTACTAAGCTTTGTAAATAATATCAAAACCCCTGATGGTGGGACTCACGAAGCTGGATTTAGAGCGGGGCTTACTAGAGCTATTACAAATTACATAACAGCAAATGCTAATGCTCGTGAAAAAGATACCAAAATCACTGGAGATGATATAAGAGAGGGCCTTATAGCTGTTGTAAGTGTCAAAGTCCCAGAACCACAATTTGAGGGTCAAACCAAAAGCAAACTCGGCTCAAGCTATGTCAAACCAATAGTTCAAAAGATAACTTTTGAAGTGCTTTGTAAATATTTTGAAGAAAATCCAAACGAAGCAAAAGCTATCATGAATAAAGCTCTTTTAGCAGCTCGTGGTAGAGAAGCGGCCAAAAAAGCTAGAGATTTAACACGCAAAAAAGATAATTTAAATAGCGTTGGGACACTGCCTGGTAAATTAGCCGATTGCCAAAGCAAAGACCCAAGCGAGAGTGAAATTTATCTTGTTGAGGGTGATTCTGCTGGTGGTTCAGCAAAGCAAGGTAGAGATAGAGTATTTCAAGCTATTTTGCCACTTCGCGGTAAAATTTTAAATGTAGAAAAGAGCAGACTTGATAAAATTTTAAAATCCGAAGAGATAAAAAATATGATAACCGCATTTGGTTGTGGTATTGGGGATGAGTTTGATGCTAGTAAATTAAGATATCATAAAATCATTATTATGACAGATGCTGATGTCGATGGGAGCCATATCCAGACTCTACTTCTTACATTTTTCTTTAGATTTCTTACGCCAATTATAGAAAATGGAAATGTCTATTTAGCCCAGCCGCCACTTTATAGATACAAAAAAGGCAAAAAAGAAATTTATCTAAAAGATGAAAAAGCCCTAAATGAATTCTTAATAGAAACAGGAATTGAAAATGAAGATTTTGAAGGTATTGGCAATAATGATTTGATCGATTATTTAAAGTTAATTAGCGCTTATAGAAGCGTTTTAAATGAGCTTAAAAAGCGTTTTAATCTATTAAGTGCGATTAGATATATGATAGAAAATCCTGATATCATCAGCAAAGATTTTAAAGAGTTATTTGAGATTATAAAAACAGAGCTTGAAACTCAAAATTATAATATCTTAAATTCATATGTCAATGAAGATGAGATTAGAATTTATGTCCAAACTCCAAATGGCCTTGAAGAGTTGATTATAAATGATACTTTATTTGTTAATCCTTTATATATTGAGGCTGTCCATATATATTCTAAGATGAGAGAGCGTGATATTGACCTTAATGGTGATCCATTAGAAGTATTAGAAAATATAGAAAAAAATGCTAAAAAAGGTGCTTATATCCAGCGTTATAAAGGTCTAGGTGAGATGAATCCAGATCAATTATGGGAAACTACCATGAATCCAGAAAATCGCCGTTTGTTAAAGATAGATGTCAAAGATATGCAAAGCGCTAGTGATATATTTGAGCTATTTATGGGTGATGAGGTTGAGCCAAGAAGAGAGTATATCCAAGCTCACGCTAAAGATGTTAAGCATCTAGATGTTTAA